The following proteins are encoded in a genomic region of Maribacter hydrothermalis:
- the gltX gene encoding glutamate--tRNA ligase yields the protein MSKKVRVRFAPSPTGALHIGGVRTALFNYLFAKKHGGDFILRIEDTDQNRFVEGAEQYIIDSLNWCGIPYDEGIGKDGGYGPYRQSERKSLYKKYANELVENGKAYYAFDSPESLDSHRKNHEEKGKTFIYNWHNRLKLDNSLSLMPEEVKTRLDNGDDYVIRFLTPPDEKLQLMDKIRGAIQIDTNVLDDKVLFKSDGMPTYHLANIVDDHLMEISHVIRGEEWLPSMALHQQLYDAFGWDAPEFAHLPLIMKPVGKGKLSKRDGEKLGFPVFPLSWNESKGYKEEGYFPEAVINFLALLGWNPGTEQELFSLDELVNAFSLERVNKSGARFDPEKTKWYNQHYLQETSDKELAQLFLPTVKEYATNKDGLEYVTKVVSLIKERAVFVSDFWELSDYFFIAPAEYNEKAAKKQWKEDTEEIMTDLISVLKPIKDFSSENSETIVKAWIGEKELSFGKVMPPLRLFLVGDMKGPHIFDIMAMIGKEESISRIETALNKLR from the coding sequence ATGTCGAAAAAAGTTCGTGTTCGTTTTGCTCCTAGCCCAACCGGGGCGTTACATATTGGCGGTGTTCGTACCGCTTTGTTTAATTACTTGTTTGCCAAAAAGCATGGTGGGGATTTTATTTTACGGATAGAAGATACCGACCAGAATAGATTTGTTGAAGGTGCTGAACAGTACATTATAGATTCTTTAAATTGGTGCGGCATTCCCTATGATGAAGGTATTGGTAAAGATGGTGGTTATGGCCCATATAGACAGAGCGAGCGTAAATCCCTATATAAGAAATATGCTAATGAACTTGTAGAAAATGGAAAAGCCTATTATGCGTTTGATTCTCCAGAAAGTCTAGATTCCCATAGAAAGAATCATGAAGAAAAAGGAAAAACATTTATTTATAACTGGCATAATCGCCTAAAACTTGACAATTCACTTTCGTTAATGCCCGAAGAAGTTAAAACAAGGTTGGATAATGGCGATGATTATGTTATTCGTTTTTTAACACCACCGGATGAAAAATTACAGTTAATGGATAAAATTCGTGGGGCTATACAAATAGATACCAATGTTTTGGATGATAAAGTATTATTTAAAAGTGACGGTATGCCAACATACCACTTGGCAAATATTGTTGATGACCATTTAATGGAAATATCGCATGTTATACGTGGCGAGGAATGGTTACCATCAATGGCCTTACACCAACAGTTGTATGATGCCTTTGGTTGGGATGCTCCAGAATTTGCTCATTTACCTTTAATAATGAAACCTGTCGGTAAAGGAAAGTTAAGTAAAAGAGATGGCGAAAAACTAGGATTTCCGGTTTTCCCACTATCATGGAATGAGTCTAAAGGTTATAAAGAAGAAGGATATTTTCCTGAAGCAGTTATAAATTTCCTAGCGTTATTAGGATGGAACCCTGGTACGGAACAAGAATTATTTTCTTTAGATGAATTGGTGAATGCGTTTAGTCTTGAGCGAGTAAATAAATCTGGAGCTCGTTTTGACCCTGAAAAAACCAAATGGTATAATCAACATTACCTTCAAGAAACATCAGATAAAGAGCTAGCTCAATTATTTTTACCAACTGTTAAAGAGTATGCTACAAACAAGGATGGTTTAGAGTATGTTACTAAAGTGGTTTCACTTATAAAAGAACGTGCTGTTTTTGTTTCGGATTTTTGGGAATTAAGCGATTACTTTTTTATAGCTCCTGCAGAATATAATGAAAAAGCAGCCAAAAAACAATGGAAAGAAGATACAGAAGAAATTATGACCGACCTTATTTCTGTTTTAAAACCGATAAAAGATTTTTCATCTGAAAATAGCGAAACCATTGTAAAAGCATGGATAGGCGAAAAAGAATTGTCTTTTGGCAAGGTAATGCCCCCGCTTAGATTGTTTTTAGTTGGTGATATGAAAGGACCCCATATTTTCGACATTATGGCGATGATCGGGAAAGAAGAAAGTATCTCTAGAATAGAGACAGCTTTAAATAAATTGAGGTAA
- the rlmF gene encoding 23S rRNA (adenine(1618)-N(6))-methyltransferase RlmF, with protein MPNPKKKDSLDKPGLHSRNKHKGRYNLKALRLISPELKEFVVKNKYGNLSIDFFNPYAVKALNKALLISNYSLEFWDIPDGFLCPPIPGRADYIHHIADVLAENNNGVLVRGANIKCLDIGVGANCVYPIIGNSAYGWSFIGSDIDQKAINAAQKTIDMNIDLKGKIELRLQPKPAHIFLGILGSKEKVDLTICNPPFHATQAESEAGTLRKLTNLKKKRVKKAVLNFSGQGGELWTDGGEKRFVLNMINESAQFPKNSAWYSTLVSKHSNLRYFYDRLEKIGAIAHKTTPMGQGNKLSRIIAWTFLTEPEMKTWAGERWKTE; from the coding sequence ATGCCAAACCCTAAGAAAAAAGATAGTTTAGATAAACCAGGTTTACATTCTAGAAATAAGCACAAAGGCCGTTACAATTTAAAAGCACTACGTCTAATAAGCCCAGAACTTAAGGAATTTGTTGTAAAAAATAAATACGGAAACCTCTCAATTGATTTTTTCAATCCATATGCCGTAAAAGCACTAAATAAAGCACTTTTAATATCGAATTATAGTTTAGAATTTTGGGATATACCAGATGGTTTTTTATGCCCTCCTATTCCAGGAAGAGCAGACTATATACACCATATTGCAGATGTTTTAGCCGAAAATAATAATGGCGTATTAGTAAGAGGTGCCAACATAAAATGTTTGGATATTGGGGTAGGAGCCAATTGTGTATATCCAATTATTGGAAATAGTGCCTATGGTTGGTCATTTATTGGTTCTGATATTGACCAAAAAGCGATAAATGCTGCCCAAAAAACAATCGATATGAATATCGATTTAAAAGGGAAAATAGAGCTAAGACTGCAACCAAAACCAGCGCATATTTTTCTAGGAATTTTAGGCTCAAAGGAAAAAGTCGATTTAACAATTTGTAATCCCCCATTCCATGCAACACAAGCAGAATCAGAAGCGGGAACTTTACGAAAGTTGACTAATTTAAAGAAGAAAAGGGTTAAAAAAGCAGTGCTTAATTTCAGCGGTCAAGGTGGTGAGCTTTGGACTGACGGAGGCGAAAAACGTTTTGTGCTAAATATGATTAATGAAAGTGCCCAATTTCCAAAAAATTCCGCTTGGTATTCAACCTTAGTTTCAAAACATTCTAATTTACGCTATTTCTACGACAGACTAGAAAAAATAGGGGCAATAGCGCACAAAACAACTCCTATGGGCCAAGGAAATAAATTAAGTAGAATAATAGCATGGACATTTTTGACGGAGCCAGAAATGAAAACCTGGGCAGGCGAAAGATGGAAAACCGAATAA
- a CDS encoding PepSY domain-containing protein, which translates to MKEKNTRKNQAKILRLFRKVHRTTGAALFIFFFFISITGLLLGWKKHSGGILLSKSYQGTSTDLKDWLSVDSLHTLANAYLLKSVSPELSTEIDRIDIRKEKGMVKFVYANHLWGLQLDGATGKILNTERRYSDLIEHIHDGSILDNYIGTSNNQIKVFYTTVMGIALLVFTITGFWLWYGPKRMRRNN; encoded by the coding sequence ATGAAGGAAAAAAATACGCGAAAAAATCAAGCTAAAATATTACGGCTATTTAGAAAAGTTCATCGTACCACAGGTGCCGCTTTATTTATTTTCTTCTTTTTCATATCTATAACAGGATTATTATTAGGTTGGAAAAAACATAGTGGCGGAATACTATTATCTAAATCTTACCAAGGCACATCAACAGATTTAAAAGATTGGTTATCGGTTGATAGTTTACATACGCTCGCAAATGCTTATCTTCTAAAGTCAGTATCACCGGAACTTTCAACAGAAATAGATCGTATTGATATTCGAAAGGAAAAAGGCATGGTAAAATTTGTATATGCCAATCATTTATGGGGTCTTCAATTAGATGGGGCTACAGGTAAAATTTTAAATACAGAAAGGCGCTATTCGGACCTAATTGAACACATACATGATGGTTCCATTTTAGATAATTATATAGGCACTAGCAATAACCAAATTAAAGTCTTTTATACTACAGTAATGGGAATTGCTCTTTTAGTTTTTACAATAACCGGGTTTTGGCTTTGGTATGGTCCAAAGCGCATGAGAAGAAATAACTAA
- the katG gene encoding catalase/peroxidase HPI: protein MSSTNGKGEAWDVNESDAANCPFLNGEMNQAAGGGTSIKDWWPNMLNLNILRLHSKMADPMDDDFNYAEEFKSLDLAAVKKDLTTLMTTSQDWWPADYGHYGPFFIRMAWHSAGTYRIADGRGGASAGNQRFAPLNSWPDNANLDKARLLLWPIKQKYGKKISWADLLILTGNVAHESMGLPMFGFAGGREDIWQPEEDIYWGSETEWLGNKQRYDEEGNELENPLGAAHMGLIYVNPEGHNANPDPLEAAHYIRQTFKRMAMDDYETVALIAGGHTFGKTHGAASPDDYVSAEPAAADITEQGLGWKNSFGTGSGADTITSGIEGAWTQTPTKWSHYYFENLFGFEWELTKSPAGAWQYKPVGDAGKGQMPDAHIPGKTHQPFMLVTDLSLRVDPAYEKISRNFLENPDEFKDAYARAWYKLTHRDMGPVARYLGPEVPNEELLWQDPIPEVDFELINDADIATLKKTVLASGLSTAELVSTAWASASTFRGSDKRGGANGGRIRLAPQKNWKVNNPAQLAKVIAELEKIQKNFNDNQSGNKKVSFADLVVLAGSAAVENAAKLAGFDIKVDFTAGRTDATQEKTEIESFDALEPIADGFRNFTKQKFSVNAEELLVDRANLLTLTAPQMTVLVGGLRVLGANYDGSNNGVFTNRPGTLTNDFFVNLLDMGTTWKASSNDDTVFEGKDRRTGNVKWTGSRVDLIFGSNSELRALAEVYGTEDAKHKFVKDFVKAWTKVMNLDRYDV, encoded by the coding sequence ATGAGTAGTACTAACGGAAAAGGTGAAGCTTGGGACGTAAATGAATCCGATGCAGCGAATTGTCCATTTTTAAATGGTGAAATGAACCAAGCAGCTGGAGGCGGTACAAGCATTAAGGATTGGTGGCCAAATATGTTGAATTTGAATATTCTAAGGTTGCATTCTAAAATGGCAGACCCAATGGATGACGATTTTAATTATGCCGAAGAGTTTAAGTCTTTGGATTTAGCGGCTGTAAAAAAAGATTTAACCACATTAATGACTACTAGTCAAGATTGGTGGCCTGCAGATTACGGTCATTACGGTCCTTTCTTTATTCGTATGGCATGGCATAGTGCTGGCACATACCGTATTGCAGATGGTAGAGGTGGTGCAAGTGCGGGTAATCAGCGTTTTGCCCCATTGAACAGCTGGCCCGATAATGCTAATTTAGATAAAGCCCGTTTATTGCTTTGGCCTATTAAACAGAAATATGGAAAAAAAATATCATGGGCGGATTTATTGATTTTAACAGGTAATGTTGCGCATGAAAGCATGGGATTGCCAATGTTCGGTTTTGCAGGTGGTCGTGAAGATATTTGGCAACCAGAAGAAGATATTTATTGGGGTTCTGAAACAGAATGGTTAGGAAACAAACAAAGATATGATGAAGAAGGAAATGAATTAGAAAACCCATTAGGTGCAGCACATATGGGATTAATTTATGTAAACCCAGAAGGGCATAATGCTAATCCAGACCCGCTAGAGGCCGCTCATTATATAAGACAGACATTCAAAAGAATGGCTATGGATGATTATGAAACTGTTGCTTTAATAGCTGGCGGACATACATTCGGTAAAACACACGGTGCGGCTAGTCCAGATGATTATGTAAGTGCAGAACCTGCTGCAGCTGATATTACAGAACAAGGTTTAGGATGGAAAAATAGTTTTGGTACCGGTTCAGGTGCTGACACCATTACTAGTGGTATTGAAGGTGCATGGACACAAACGCCGACAAAATGGAGCCATTATTACTTTGAAAACTTATTTGGGTTCGAATGGGAACTAACAAAAAGTCCCGCAGGCGCTTGGCAATATAAACCGGTAGGTGATGCAGGTAAAGGTCAAATGCCAGATGCTCATATTCCAGGTAAAACACATCAACCTTTTATGTTGGTTACAGATTTGTCTTTACGCGTAGATCCTGCTTATGAAAAGATTTCAAGAAATTTTCTAGAAAATCCTGATGAGTTTAAAGATGCGTATGCACGCGCTTGGTATAAATTAACGCATAGGGATATGGGTCCTGTAGCCCGTTATTTGGGACCAGAAGTACCTAATGAAGAATTGTTATGGCAAGACCCTATTCCAGAAGTGGATTTCGAATTAATTAATGATGCAGATATTGCAACATTAAAGAAAACAGTATTAGCATCGGGTCTTTCAACTGCCGAATTGGTTTCTACTGCTTGGGCTTCCGCATCAACCTTTAGAGGGTCAGATAAACGTGGTGGAGCTAATGGTGGTCGTATTCGCTTGGCACCTCAAAAAAATTGGAAAGTTAACAACCCAGCTCAATTGGCAAAGGTTATTGCCGAATTAGAAAAGATTCAGAAGAATTTTAATGATAATCAATCTGGCAATAAAAAAGTTTCATTTGCGGATTTAGTTGTTTTAGCAGGGTCTGCAGCTGTAGAAAATGCAGCAAAACTTGCTGGTTTTGATATTAAGGTAGATTTTACGGCAGGCCGTACCGATGCTACTCAAGAAAAAACGGAGATAGAATCGTTTGATGCCCTAGAACCTATTGCAGATGGATTTAGAAATTTTACAAAACAAAAATTCTCGGTAAATGCCGAAGAATTGTTAGTAGATAGAGCTAACCTTTTAACTTTAACCGCTCCGCAAATGACGGTTTTAGTAGGTGGACTTCGTGTATTAGGGGCTAACTATGATGGTTCTAATAATGGTGTTTTTACAAACAGACCAGGTACATTAACTAACGATTTCTTTGTCAATCTTTTAGATATGGGTACAACCTGGAAAGCATCTTCAAATGATGATACTGTTTTTGAAGGTAAAGATAGAAGAACAGGAAATGTAAAATGGACAGGCTCGCGAGTTGACTTAATATTCGGTTCTAATTCAGAACTAAGGGCGTTAGCAGAGGTTTACGGGACTGAAGATGCAAAACATAAATTTGTAAAGGATTTTGTAAAAGCCTGGACGAAGGTTATGAATTTAGATCGTTACGATGTTTAA
- a CDS encoding bleomycin resistance protein: MRNKIKTRDYYLNFLGFVEYGSIDYPEYLMVEKDNVQIHFFLFEALNPRENYGQIYIRTTDIETLYQSLLKNKVPIHPNGTLSLKPWKQKEFSLLDPDNNLLTFGQTIL, from the coding sequence ATGCGCAATAAAATTAAAACAAGGGACTATTATTTAAATTTCTTAGGTTTTGTTGAGTATGGAAGTATAGATTATCCCGAATACCTTATGGTAGAAAAAGATAATGTTCAAATACATTTCTTTTTATTTGAAGCGCTTAATCCTAGAGAAAATTATGGTCAAATTTATATACGAACAACCGACATAGAAACTTTGTACCAATCGTTATTAAAAAACAAGGTGCCCATACACCCCAATGGAACATTATCATTAAAGCCATGGAAACAAAAGGAGTTTTCGCTTTTAGACCCTGATAATAATCTGTTAACCTTTGGGCAGACAATCTTATAA
- a CDS encoding SPFH domain-containing protein: protein MGSFIWIPIAFLVIATILSGVFIVKQQTAVLIETFGKFTSVRQSGIQFKIPFVQRIAARIGLKIQQLDVIIETKTLDDVFVKLKVSVQYVVIREKVYDAYYKLEYPHEQITSYVFDVVRAEVPKMKLDDVFVKKDDIAIAVKSELQEAMLDYGFDIIKTLVTDIDPDAQVKEAMNRINASERQKTAAQFEGDAARILIVEKAKAEAESKRLQGQGIADQRREIARGLEESVEVLNKVGINSQEASALIVVTQHYDTLQSIGEETNTNLILLPNSPQAGSDMLNNMVASFTASNMIGESMKKTNKPKIKD from the coding sequence ATGGGCTCATTTATTTGGATTCCGATTGCATTTTTGGTGATTGCCACTATTCTTTCGGGCGTATTTATTGTAAAACAACAAACAGCGGTATTAATAGAAACTTTCGGAAAATTTACTAGCGTAAGACAATCTGGCATTCAATTTAAAATTCCTTTCGTGCAACGAATTGCAGCTCGTATTGGATTAAAAATCCAGCAATTAGATGTAATTATAGAAACAAAAACACTGGATGATGTTTTTGTTAAGTTAAAGGTATCTGTCCAATACGTTGTTATTAGAGAGAAAGTTTATGACGCGTATTACAAATTGGAATATCCGCATGAACAAATAACATCTTATGTATTTGATGTTGTAAGGGCAGAAGTGCCTAAGATGAAATTAGATGATGTTTTTGTAAAGAAAGATGATATCGCCATTGCTGTTAAATCAGAATTACAAGAAGCAATGTTAGATTACGGATTTGATATTATTAAAACTTTGGTAACAGATATTGACCCAGATGCACAAGTAAAAGAAGCAATGAACCGTATTAATGCTTCTGAACGGCAAAAGACTGCTGCCCAATTTGAAGGGGACGCTGCGCGTATTTTAATAGTAGAAAAAGCAAAGGCCGAGGCTGAAAGTAAAAGATTACAGGGACAAGGTATTGCAGACCAACGTAGAGAAATTGCTCGCGGATTGGAAGAGTCTGTGGAGGTTTTAAATAAAGTTGGCATCAATTCTCAAGAAGCTTCTGCCCTAATTGTTGTAACACAGCATTATGATACATTACAAAGTATAGGTGAAGAAACGAATACGAACTTGATTTTGTTGCCGAATTCTCCGCAAGCGGGTAGTGACATGTTAAATAATATGGTCGCAAGTTTTACTGCTAGTAATATGATCGGTGAAAGCATGAAGAAAACCAATAAGCCTAAAATTAAAGACTAA
- a CDS encoding glutamine--tRNA ligase/YqeY domain fusion protein, protein MSETSKSLNFIEQIVEEDLANGYSKEELRFRFPPEPNGYLHIGHASSICLNFGLGLKYNAPVNLRFDDTNPAKEEQEFVDAIKKDVEWLGFKWDTERYASDYFQQLYDWAVELIKEGKAYVDNQSSEEMAAQKGSPSEPGIEGPNRNRSIEENLTLFEKMKNGDFQEGTHVLRAKIDMTSSNMLMRDPIMYRILHKAHHRTHTDWCIYPMYDWTHGESDYLEQVSHSFCTLEFAMHRELYDWFLDQVYDAKKMRPKQREFARRNLSHTVVSKRKLAQLVEQGFVTGWDDPRMPTISGLRRRGYTPASIRNFVDTIGIAKRDNLIDVSLLEFNIREDLNKTTHRVMGVLNPLKLVITNYPEGESEWLEAENSPEDDAAGTRQVPFSRELYIEQEDFKEEANKKFFRLKLGGEVRLKNGYIIKAETCTKDADGNITEVQCTYDPKSKSGSGTEESLRKVKGTLHWVSIEHAIKAEIRLYDRLFTDESPDTHKDKDFLDFINPESLTVITGYVEPTLKDARPGDRFQFQRIGYFCVDPDTTANKLVFNRTVGLRDSWAKIQEKK, encoded by the coding sequence ATGAGTGAGACATCAAAGTCTTTAAATTTTATTGAACAAATTGTTGAGGAAGACTTAGCAAATGGATATTCTAAAGAAGAATTACGTTTTCGTTTTCCACCTGAACCCAATGGATATTTACATATAGGCCATGCTAGTTCTATTTGCCTAAATTTTGGTTTGGGTCTAAAATATAATGCACCGGTAAATCTAAGGTTCGATGATACAAACCCTGCAAAAGAAGAGCAAGAATTTGTAGATGCCATTAAAAAAGATGTGGAATGGCTGGGATTTAAGTGGGATACCGAACGGTATGCGTCTGACTATTTCCAACAATTATATGATTGGGCCGTAGAGCTAATTAAAGAAGGTAAGGCTTATGTTGATAATCAGTCTTCAGAAGAAATGGCCGCTCAAAAAGGATCTCCTTCAGAACCTGGAATAGAAGGTCCAAACAGAAATAGATCAATTGAGGAAAATCTTACTCTATTTGAAAAAATGAAAAATGGTGATTTTCAAGAGGGAACTCATGTATTAAGAGCCAAAATAGATATGACCTCGTCTAACATGTTGATGAGAGACCCAATTATGTATCGTATACTACATAAAGCTCATCACAGAACACATACCGATTGGTGTATTTATCCTATGTATGACTGGACACATGGGGAAAGTGATTATTTAGAGCAAGTTTCACATTCCTTTTGCACATTAGAATTTGCCATGCACCGCGAATTATACGACTGGTTTTTAGACCAAGTTTACGATGCTAAAAAAATGCGTCCAAAGCAAAGAGAATTTGCTCGCCGTAATTTAAGTCATACCGTAGTAAGTAAAAGAAAACTGGCGCAGTTAGTTGAACAAGGCTTTGTAACAGGTTGGGATGACCCTAGGATGCCAACCATTTCAGGATTACGAAGAAGAGGATATACTCCCGCATCTATCCGTAATTTTGTTGACACCATAGGTATAGCAAAAAGAGATAACCTTATTGATGTTTCTCTTCTTGAGTTTAATATAAGAGAAGATTTAAATAAGACTACGCACAGGGTAATGGGCGTGTTAAACCCTTTAAAACTAGTAATTACAAATTACCCAGAAGGGGAGTCGGAATGGTTAGAAGCCGAAAACTCACCAGAGGATGACGCCGCGGGAACCAGACAAGTACCGTTTTCTAGAGAATTATATATAGAACAAGAGGATTTTAAAGAAGAGGCAAACAAAAAATTCTTTCGATTAAAGTTAGGTGGTGAGGTTCGTTTAAAAAACGGTTATATTATTAAAGCTGAGACTTGCACTAAAGATGCCGATGGGAATATTACAGAGGTACAATGTACTTATGACCCTAAGAGTAAAAGTGGTAGCGGTACGGAAGAAAGCTTGCGTAAGGTAAAAGGGACATTGCATTGGGTTTCTATTGAACATGCGATTAAAGCTGAAATTAGATTATACGACCGTTTATTTACAGATGAAAGTCCCGATACACATAAGGACAAAGATTTCTTAGATTTTATAAATCCTGAATCTTTAACTGTAATTACGGGATATGTAGAACCTACATTAAAAGATGCTCGACCCGGAGATCGTTTTCAATTTCAAAGAATTGGATATTTCTGTGTGGACCCAGATACTACAGCCAATAAATTGGTTTTTAATAGAACTGTAGGTTTACGCGATTCTTGGGCTAAAATTCAAGAAAAAAAGTAA
- a CDS encoding T9SS type B sorting domain-containing protein: protein MKSLTKNYIFTSLLMLFGFFMMSAQAIVINAPEPADNPNLSGSTPWTAICAGNGGFNEYYVSISWIGTANAGNQFILELSDANGSFANAETLETITDKNSVKDFDISFSVPTTTRGDGFKMRVRSTDPVKVGSESSAYSMYYMDVTSNLNISEIGNGVPPGSVCSTGPITLQVDNIANPETYQYIWFRSGTELIGEKGHTLNVTQTGMYNVYVDYGQRCTGSGNTDSNIVDVNIGGAGNGIAINTPTKTSLCSTDSETLSIDQTNSSWNYQWYKNGNAITGAIGTSYIVNAANAGFEGDYTVEIAGTGICNEMSEIVSITNADLYTVTVENEANLVILPTQSQVLSVSTTANTPNFKWFRNTVEIAGETSNSLLITEDGEYYAEVTQTGGACSVSSKNSDVTTVVSPASFEITINYTEAYTSCESTSTTLGVELINAVATDGTKTDVTSALLNGFTYQWSKGGSAISGATSSSISLASNSENGDYNLNATVGGFDVDSNVLPVQLLTNETIAITSSGTVFCSGGETITLSTSTDLNLATFQWQLDGTSINTTDAELTVSTAGTYSLAIDRDGCSLISNEIVVSPLDENLITLDPGTEIVMPEGTTRTVTASGGTAYRWLDANAVELSNADSITLTEAGSYTLIASIDNCEIVRQVEVTYLDTFKVPNVITVNGDGINDQWIIPNSYSNKADVNVIIYNEQGQEIVNEFDYKNNWPQSTTAFTKQNMVFYYKIRNASEVLKQGTITVIR, encoded by the coding sequence ATGAAAAGCTTAACCAAAAATTACATTTTTACTTCATTACTAATGCTGTTCGGTTTCTTTATGATGTCCGCCCAAGCTATCGTTATTAATGCTCCCGAACCAGCTGATAATCCCAACTTGTCCGGAAGTACGCCGTGGACAGCCATTTGTGCTGGTAATGGTGGCTTCAACGAATATTATGTGAGTATTAGTTGGATAGGCACTGCAAATGCAGGCAACCAATTTATTTTGGAATTATCAGATGCAAACGGCAGTTTTGCCAATGCAGAAACATTAGAAACTATTACTGATAAGAATTCGGTAAAAGATTTTGACATTAGTTTTTCTGTGCCCACCACTACGCGAGGCGATGGTTTTAAAATGCGTGTTCGCAGTACGGACCCTGTAAAGGTTGGATCAGAATCAAGTGCCTACAGCATGTACTATATGGATGTTACCTCTAACTTGAACATTAGTGAAATAGGAAACGGCGTGCCTCCTGGGAGTGTATGTAGTACAGGTCCAATTACGCTTCAAGTAGATAACATCGCAAATCCAGAAACCTATCAGTATATTTGGTTTCGCAGTGGTACGGAATTGATTGGAGAAAAAGGGCATACGCTTAATGTGACCCAAACCGGTATGTATAATGTATACGTTGATTATGGACAAAGATGTACCGGGTCGGGAAATACAGATTCAAATATAGTTGATGTCAATATTGGTGGTGCCGGTAACGGAATTGCAATTAATACTCCAACAAAAACTTCACTTTGTAGTACAGACTCAGAAACCCTAAGTATTGATCAAACCAATTCTTCTTGGAACTATCAATGGTACAAGAATGGAAATGCGATAACAGGAGCTATTGGAACAAGTTACATAGTTAATGCCGCTAATGCTGGTTTTGAAGGCGATTATACGGTAGAGATAGCAGGCACTGGAATTTGCAATGAAATGTCGGAAATAGTTAGTATTACAAATGCAGACTTGTACACCGTAACGGTGGAAAATGAAGCGAACTTGGTTATATTACCTACTCAAAGTCAGGTTTTATCGGTAAGTACGACTGCTAATACACCAAATTTTAAATGGTTTAGAAATACTGTTGAGATTGCTGGTGAAACGAGTAATTCACTTTTGATTACTGAAGATGGGGAGTATTATGCAGAAGTTACCCAAACGGGCGGCGCTTGTTCTGTATCTTCTAAAAACTCCGATGTAACTACGGTTGTATCTCCTGCTTCTTTTGAGATTACCATAAATTATACCGAAGCGTATACATCTTGTGAAAGTACAAGTACTACATTAGGAGTTGAACTTATAAATGCGGTTGCCACAGATGGTACTAAAACAGATGTTACAAGTGCGTTACTTAATGGGTTTACATATCAATGGAGTAAAGGAGGTTCGGCTATAAGTGGTGCAACTAGCAGCAGTATTAGTTTGGCTTCCAATTCAGAAAATGGCGATTATAATTTAAATGCAACAGTTGGTGGTTTCGATGTAGACTCAAATGTTTTACCGGTTCAATTATTAACCAATGAAACAATAGCTATTACAAGTTCTGGAACTGTTTTCTGTAGTGGTGGCGAAACCATTACATTAAGTACGTCGACCGATTTAAACTTAGCTACTTTTCAATGGCAATTAGACGGTACATCAATTAATACTACAGATGCTGAATTAACAGTTTCTACGGCAGGGACATATAGCCTTGCAATTGATAGAGATGGTTGTTCTTTGATTTCCAATGAAATTGTGGTTTCTCCATTGGATGAAAACCTAATTACACTAGATCCCGGAACAGAAATAGTAATGCCAGAAGGTACAACTAGAACGGTTACTGCGAGTGGAGGTACCGCCTACAGATGGTTAGATGCCAATGCGGTAGAATTAAGTAACGCTGATAGCATTACCCTTACCGAAGCGGGTAGTTATACCCTAATAGCTTCTATCGATAATTGTGAGATTGTTAGACAGGTAGAAGTAACCTATTTGGACACCTTTAAAGTGCCAAATGTAATTACCGTGAATGGAGATGGTATTAACGATCAATGGATTATACCTAATTCTTATTCTAATAAAGCCGATGTCAATGTTATTATCTACAATGAACAAGGTCAAGAAATTGTAAACGAATTCGATTATAAAAATAACTGGCCGCAGTCAACCACTGCGTTCACCAAACAAAACATGGTATTCTACTATAAAATTAGAAATGCCAGTGAAGTACTTAAACAGGGTACGATCACAGTAATACGTTAA